From the genome of Prevotella herbatica, one region includes:
- a CDS encoding DUF4369 domain-containing protein, with protein MKQISFLILFTLVLVSCGTDNHHFEIEGRLTNLNQGEFYVYSPDGGLSGIDTIKVEGGRFSYEMPCENECVLVVVFPNFSEQAIFAKPGKSVDVKGDASHLKELEVTGTDDNELMTKFRHQISNASPPEISKYASMFIGDHPESPVGAFIVSQYILKSQQPDYKKAMKLLGILHNQQPRNGYVNHLIAQVKTISDAESGNSIANFTAYDINGKAVSSSTLKSSPIALIYTWASWSFESTDMQRRLKDMNDKAAGKLQIVGICLDASKADCKRNISQNQINWPIICDEQMFESSLVKKLGLLAVPDNILMQNGRIVARGLSVNDLTQRLGKMI; from the coding sequence ATGAAACAAATAAGTTTTCTTATACTATTCACCCTGGTTTTGGTATCTTGTGGAACCGACAATCATCATTTTGAGATTGAAGGCCGACTCACAAACCTCAACCAGGGTGAGTTTTATGTTTATAGCCCAGACGGCGGTCTAAGTGGTATAGACACAATAAAGGTTGAAGGCGGACGCTTCTCATACGAGATGCCGTGTGAAAATGAATGCGTATTAGTAGTAGTGTTCCCAAACTTTTCAGAACAAGCGATTTTTGCTAAACCAGGTAAATCAGTAGACGTTAAAGGAGATGCTTCTCACCTTAAGGAATTAGAAGTTACCGGAACTGATGACAACGAACTGATGACAAAATTCCGCCATCAGATTTCAAATGCATCACCTCCAGAAATATCAAAATATGCCTCTATGTTTATAGGGGACCATCCTGAATCTCCGGTTGGCGCATTTATCGTGTCACAATATATTCTGAAGAGCCAACAGCCAGACTATAAGAAAGCCATGAAGTTGCTTGGTATTCTGCACAATCAACAACCACGCAACGGTTACGTAAATCATCTTATCGCACAGGTGAAAACAATAAGCGATGCTGAATCAGGCAATTCCATTGCCAATTTTACGGCATACGACATAAACGGCAAAGCTGTTTCTTCATCAACATTGAAAAGCTCGCCTATAGCTCTTATCTACACTTGGGCTTCATGGAGCTTTGAAAGCACAGACATGCAGCGCAGACTGAAAGATATGAACGACAAAGCTGCTGGAAAGCTTCAAATAGTCGGTATATGTTTAGATGCTAGCAAAGCTGACTGCAAAAGAAACATTTCGCAAAATCAGATAAACTGGCCGATAATATGCGACGAACAGATGTTTGAAAGTTCACTTGTAAAGAAGTTGGGCTTGTTGGCTGTACCAGATAACATCTTGATGCAAAACGGTCGTATAGTTGCTCGCGGACTTTCTGTTAACGATCTTACACAACGACTGGGGAAAATGATCTGA
- a CDS encoding tetratricopeptide repeat protein, whose amino-acid sequence MNKNLILSLTACSLLLTTSCSKLGKLSADNFTITPNPLETLGGKVPATVDGQFPEKYMKKKATVTVTPELRYGNGLVAKGQSTTFQGQKVMGNNQVIQYKVGGRYTMKAAFDYVPEMQSSDMYLTFDAHIGKKKVNVPEVKVATGVISTSELYKKTMANEGACIAPDSFQRINAKKQEANVKFIINQANLRSSQLKNNSVKEFVKMLKMINADREKLAIKNVEIQAYASPEGGFAFNNKLANKRQDNSEKYVNKQLKSTKVKTDIDAHYTAQDWEGFQQLVQASNIQDKEVILRVLSMYKDPQQREQQIRNMSEGFRELANEILPELRRSRLIINYETIGRSDEQINEQYASDPSKLSVDELLYAASLENDAAKKEDIYKKAAELYGNDYRAFNNIAALELNKGNEDVANKYINEAIKANADAPEAYANKAYINLLHGQLEEAQNNLAKAANGNGFNEVLGNLNIARGNYANAADEFSKSNNNSAVLAQILNKDYAAAEQTIKNVKNADAVTSYLHAILCARQGNNSDANTYLKEALQKDSSLATYANKDLEFAKLNK is encoded by the coding sequence ATGAATAAAAATCTAATTCTTTCATTAACTGCATGTTCATTGTTATTAACAACATCATGCTCAAAATTAGGCAAACTTTCTGCCGACAATTTTACAATAACTCCCAACCCTCTTGAGACTCTTGGTGGAAAAGTTCCAGCTACTGTAGACGGACAATTCCCAGAGAAGTACATGAAGAAGAAAGCTACTGTTACTGTAACTCCTGAATTGAGATATGGCAATGGTCTTGTAGCTAAGGGCCAAAGCACTACTTTCCAGGGTCAGAAGGTAATGGGTAACAATCAGGTTATTCAATATAAGGTTGGTGGCAGATATACAATGAAAGCTGCTTTCGACTATGTTCCAGAAATGCAGAGTAGTGACATGTATCTCACTTTTGACGCACACATTGGAAAAAAGAAAGTAAACGTTCCTGAGGTTAAGGTTGCAACAGGTGTAATCTCAACATCAGAACTCTATAAAAAGACTATGGCAAATGAAGGTGCTTGCATTGCTCCAGACTCTTTCCAGCGCATCAACGCTAAGAAGCAGGAAGCTAATGTTAAGTTCATCATCAACCAAGCTAACTTGCGTAGCAGTCAGTTGAAGAACAATAGCGTTAAGGAATTCGTCAAGATGCTAAAGATGATCAACGCTGATCGTGAGAAACTAGCTATAAAGAATGTTGAGATTCAGGCTTATGCTTCACCAGAAGGTGGTTTCGCATTCAATAACAAACTTGCTAACAAGCGCCAGGACAATAGTGAAAAATATGTAAACAAACAGCTTAAATCTACAAAGGTTAAGACTGATATTGATGCTCACTACACAGCTCAGGACTGGGAAGGTTTCCAGCAGCTTGTACAGGCTAGCAACATTCAGGACAAGGAGGTAATCCTTCGTGTTCTTTCTATGTATAAAGACCCACAGCAGCGCGAGCAGCAGATTCGCAACATGAGCGAAGGCTTCCGTGAACTTGCTAACGAGATTCTTCCAGAACTTCGTCGCAGTCGCCTGATCATCAACTACGAAACAATTGGTCGCAGCGATGAGCAGATCAACGAGCAGTATGCTTCTGATCCATCAAAACTTAGTGTTGATGAACTTCTTTATGCAGCATCTCTTGAAAACGACGCAGCAAAGAAAGAGGACATCTACAAGAAGGCAGCAGAATTATACGGCAACGATTATCGTGCATTCAACAATATCGCAGCTCTTGAATTAAACAAGGGTAACGAAGATGTTGCTAACAAGTATATCAACGAAGCTATCAAGGCTAACGCTGATGCTCCAGAGGCTTATGCTAACAAGGCATATATCAACCTTCTACATGGTCAGCTTGAAGAGGCTCAGAACAACCTTGCTAAAGCCGCTAACGGAAACGGATTTAACGAAGTACTTGGCAACTTGAATATTGCACGCGGAAACTATGCTAATGCTGCTGATGAGTTCAGCAAATCTAACAACAACAGCGCTGTTCTTGCACAGATTCTTAATAAAGACTATGCTGCTGCTGAGCAGACTATCAAGAATGTTAAGAATGCAGACGCAGTTACAAGTTATCTACACGCAATTCTTTGCGCTCGTCAGGGCAACAACTCTGATGCAAATACTTATCTAAAGGAAGCTCTGCAGAAGGATTCTTCATTGGCTACATACGCCAACAAGGATCTAGAATTCGCAAAACTCAATAAATGA